One window from the genome of Lysobacter helvus encodes:
- a CDS encoding 3-hydroxybutyrate oligomer hydrolase family protein — MDTTRTHGWMGVALGAALAGLAGCASAPHSEAAALFNGERVTEHRGADDLLTGGLGLDGLRGTAAPAFADPANPTDAEVRRRALWNNWRGIADLGPLGNYGTLYGSTANVPGREFSADARIPGAKQPHRVLVQVPDAFDQAKRCVVVSASSGSRGIYGAIAVAGAWGLPKGCAVAYTDKGAGTDYIDHGAAGVEVKHAHSQDNPEADWGRHVVQAAEFALHALTEAFPDQAPFRADNTRVIAVGISNGGGAVLRAAELPGDLIDAVVAGEPNVDVPGGRSLYDYTTEAAVLMPCALSDVEGLAQSPLSAMGRAMGAARCASLGLTGEAARAKLHAAGWTDAAMHAAALSVDFDLYRAVAVTYASAYGRYAFGQHPCGFNFAAQNKDFTPRAATPAEIAAWRSDASGIPPGAGVGIIDTRMAAPDFTRPGIECLRELWTGQGADADRVRKGVAEVRASAPRKGLPVIVVHGMDDGLIPPAFSSAPYVAMAKAAGRDVRYWQVRNAQHFDGFLALPEYGARYVPLLPYVYAALDRVAAHLDDASNALPADAVVETKARGGEALTATNLAIPR; from the coding sequence ATGGACACGACACGCACGCACGGTTGGATGGGGGTCGCGCTGGGCGCGGCATTGGCGGGACTGGCGGGCTGCGCTTCGGCGCCGCATTCGGAGGCAGCGGCTTTGTTCAACGGCGAGCGCGTGACCGAACATCGCGGCGCGGATGACCTCCTCACCGGCGGCCTGGGGCTGGACGGCTTGCGCGGGACGGCCGCGCCGGCGTTCGCGGACCCGGCCAATCCCACCGACGCCGAAGTGCGCCGCCGCGCGCTCTGGAACAACTGGCGCGGCATCGCCGACCTCGGCCCGCTCGGGAATTACGGCACGCTCTACGGCAGCACGGCGAACGTGCCCGGGCGCGAGTTCAGCGCGGACGCGCGCATCCCCGGCGCGAAGCAACCGCATCGCGTGCTGGTGCAGGTGCCGGATGCGTTCGACCAGGCGAAGCGATGCGTGGTGGTGTCGGCGTCGTCGGGTTCGCGCGGCATCTACGGCGCGATCGCGGTCGCCGGGGCGTGGGGCCTGCCGAAGGGCTGCGCGGTGGCGTACACCGACAAGGGCGCGGGCACGGATTACATCGACCACGGCGCCGCGGGCGTCGAGGTCAAACATGCGCATTCGCAGGACAACCCGGAAGCCGATTGGGGACGGCACGTGGTGCAGGCGGCGGAGTTCGCGCTGCATGCATTGACCGAAGCGTTCCCGGACCAGGCGCCGTTCCGCGCGGACAACACGCGCGTGATCGCGGTGGGGATTTCGAATGGCGGTGGCGCGGTGTTGCGGGCGGCGGAATTGCCGGGTGATTTGATCGATGCTGTGGTGGCGGGCGAGCCGAACGTCGATGTGCCCGGCGGGCGATCGTTGTATGACTACACCACCGAGGCGGCGGTGTTGATGCCGTGTGCGTTGAGCGATGTGGAAGGGCTCGCGCAATCGCCGCTGTCGGCGATGGGGCGCGCGATGGGCGCGGCGCGTTGCGCTTCGCTGGGCCTGACGGGCGAAGCAGCGCGCGCGAAGTTGCACGCCGCCGGCTGGACCGATGCGGCGATGCATGCGGCCGCGTTGTCCGTCGACTTCGATCTGTATCGCGCGGTCGCGGTGACGTATGCCTCGGCGTATGGGCGATACGCGTTCGGCCAACATCCGTGCGGTTTCAATTTCGCCGCGCAGAACAAGGACTTCACGCCGCGTGCCGCCACGCCCGCGGAAATCGCGGCGTGGCGCTCGGATGCGAGCGGCATTCCGCCGGGCGCGGGCGTGGGCATCATCGATACCAGGATGGCGGCACCCGATTTCACGCGCCCCGGCATCGAATGCCTGCGCGAACTCTGGACCGGGCAGGGTGCCGACGCCGATCGCGTACGCAAGGGCGTCGCCGAGGTGCGCGCCTCCGCCCCGCGCAAGGGCCTGCCGGTGATCGTGGTGCACGGGATGGATGACGGATTGATTCCGCCGGCGTTCTCGAGTGCGCCCTACGTGGCGATGGCGAAAGCGGCCGGGCGCGACGTGCGCTACTGGCAGGTGCGCAACGCGCAGCATTTCGACGGGTTCCTGGCGTTGCCGGAGTACGGTGCGCGGTATGTGCCGCTGTTGCCGTACGTGTATGCGGCGCTGGATCGGGTGGCGGCGCACCTGGATGACGCGTCGAATGCGTTGCCGGCGGATGCGGTGGTCGAGACGAAGGCGCGTGGTGGCGAGGCGCTGACGGCAACGAATCTCGCGATTCCTCGATAA
- a CDS encoding CDP-alcohol phosphatidyltransferase family protein, producing the protein MQRPRHFSMLRDFHLADWFTLANAFCGTGAIFAAMRFLQEGVVRDLLVGMALIPLAFIFDALDGRIARWRKSASTLGRELDSLADVISFGVAPAALAYACGLQGGWDWVVLSYFVGCGVSRLARYNVTAEQLSGEDAKVKYFEGTPIPTSLLLVVLLAVAAVQDRLGTDLWFGMVKLGPWQLHPLVLVFALSGSLMISKTMRIPKL; encoded by the coding sequence ATGCAGCGACCCCGGCATTTCTCGATGCTGCGCGACTTCCACCTGGCGGACTGGTTCACGCTCGCCAACGCGTTCTGCGGCACCGGTGCGATCTTCGCCGCCATGCGCTTCCTGCAGGAAGGCGTGGTGCGCGACCTGCTGGTTGGCATGGCGCTGATCCCGCTGGCCTTCATCTTCGATGCGCTCGACGGCCGCATCGCGCGCTGGCGCAAGTCCGCGTCCACGCTGGGCCGCGAACTGGATTCGCTTGCCGACGTGATCTCCTTCGGCGTCGCGCCCGCCGCCCTCGCCTACGCCTGCGGCTTGCAGGGCGGGTGGGACTGGGTGGTGCTGTCGTATTTCGTCGGCTGCGGCGTCAGCCGCCTGGCGCGCTACAACGTCACCGCCGAGCAGCTGTCCGGCGAGGACGCGAAGGTGAAGTACTTCGAGGGCACGCCGATCCCCACCAGCCTGCTGCTGGTCGTGCTGCTGGCGGTGGCCGCGGTGCAGGATCGCCTGGGCACGGACCTGTGGTTCGGCATGGTGAAGCTGGGGCCCTGGCAGCTGCATCCGCTGGTGCTTGTGTTCGCGCTGTCGGGGTCGCTGATGATCAGCAAGACGATGCGGATCCCCAAGCTGTAA
- the phaE gene encoding class III poly(R)-hydroxyalkanoic acid synthase subunit PhaE yields MDPTQDFEALSRQYWSNWGDMLRSATQAAQPAQPPGAQAWHDAVDWWTQLAHGQRGEVNAAVDRFNSQARGWFGAMQQVAAQFAGKNAGAHDITQAWKSALGAVGENPFPELFRAMRGQGQQGLDQWIEDASPFLDSWKREASSWLGMPAFGFAREHQERWQQLAQAQMDLQQQNSAYNALMMKSAQRAYEVFEQKLEARAKSGDRLQSARAMFDVWIDAAEEAYAEIALSPEFRGVYGKLVDAQMRVRGGVQREVAQMTGSLGMPTRDEVDAAHKKIAQLEREVRKLRDAMLDAKPAAPVKAAAPASRPNEASLKVQGDKILGNRKAAPAKATPAPAPTKKKGKR; encoded by the coding sequence ATGGACCCGACGCAGGATTTCGAGGCGCTGTCGCGCCAGTACTGGAGCAACTGGGGCGACATGCTCCGCAGCGCCACCCAGGCGGCCCAGCCCGCGCAGCCCCCGGGTGCGCAGGCGTGGCACGACGCCGTGGACTGGTGGACGCAGCTCGCCCATGGCCAGCGCGGCGAAGTGAACGCGGCGGTGGATCGTTTCAATTCGCAGGCGCGCGGCTGGTTCGGCGCGATGCAGCAGGTCGCTGCGCAGTTCGCCGGCAAGAATGCGGGCGCGCACGACATCACGCAGGCGTGGAAATCGGCGCTCGGCGCGGTCGGCGAGAACCCGTTCCCCGAATTGTTCCGCGCGATGCGCGGGCAGGGGCAGCAGGGGCTCGACCAGTGGATCGAAGACGCCTCGCCGTTCCTCGACTCGTGGAAGCGCGAAGCGAGCTCGTGGCTCGGCATGCCGGCCTTCGGGTTCGCGCGCGAGCACCAGGAACGCTGGCAGCAGCTGGCGCAGGCGCAGATGGACCTGCAGCAGCAGAACAGCGCCTACAACGCGCTGATGATGAAGTCCGCGCAGCGTGCGTACGAAGTGTTCGAGCAGAAGCTGGAAGCGCGCGCGAAGTCGGGCGATCGCCTGCAATCGGCGCGGGCCATGTTCGATGTGTGGATCGACGCGGCCGAAGAGGCGTACGCGGAGATCGCGTTGTCGCCGGAATTCCGCGGCGTGTACGGCAAGCTGGTGGACGCGCAGATGCGCGTGCGCGGCGGCGTGCAGCGCGAAGTGGCGCAGATGACCGGTTCGCTCGGCATGCCCACGCGGGATGAAGTGGATGCCGCGCACAAGAAGATCGCGCAGCTGGAGCGCGAGGTGCGGAAGTTGCGCGATGCGATGCTCGATGCGAAGCCGGCCGCGCCCGTGAAAGCGGCCGCGCCCGCGTCGCGTCCGAACGAAGCGTCGCTGAAGGTGCAGGGCGACAAGATCCTCGGCAACAGGAAGGCCGCGCCCGCGAAGGCCACGCCGGCACCGGCGCCGACGAAGAAGAAGGGGAAGCGCTGA
- a CDS encoding class III poly(R)-hydroxyalkanoic acid synthase subunit PhaC: MNLQNKGPLDFSPDQLATEAMKMQQKLGAGLNTLREVDDVEYGATKKEAVWSDGKVTLYRYRGEQSPTAKVPLLISYALVNRPYMVDLQSDRSIVRGLLARGEDVYIIDWGYPDRSDRYLTLEDYVERFLGGCVDHLRRTHGLDSINLLGICQGGAFSLCYASLHPEKIRNLITMVTPVDFHTDDNMLSSWTRAMDVDLFVDTLGNVPADLMNWCYLTLKPARLFVQKYVGLVDILDDKQAVEDFLRMEKWIFDSPDQAGEAFRQFVKQFYQANGFVNGGVTIGERDVHLGMIEMPVLNIFAEQDHLVPPAASKALRGLVGTDDYTELSFRGGHIGIYVSGRAQKEVPQTIHDWLGKR; this comes from the coding sequence ATGAACCTGCAGAACAAGGGTCCGCTGGACTTCTCGCCGGACCAGCTCGCCACCGAGGCGATGAAGATGCAGCAGAAGCTGGGCGCCGGCCTCAACACGCTGCGCGAGGTCGACGACGTCGAATACGGCGCGACGAAGAAGGAAGCCGTGTGGTCCGACGGCAAGGTCACGCTGTATCGCTATCGCGGCGAACAGTCGCCGACCGCCAAGGTCCCGCTGCTCATCAGCTACGCGCTGGTCAACCGCCCCTACATGGTGGACCTGCAGTCGGATCGTTCGATCGTGCGTGGTCTGCTGGCCCGCGGTGAAGACGTGTACATCATCGACTGGGGCTATCCGGATCGTTCGGATCGCTACCTCACGCTCGAGGATTACGTCGAGCGCTTCCTCGGCGGCTGCGTCGACCACCTGCGCCGCACGCATGGGCTGGATTCGATCAACCTGCTCGGCATCTGCCAGGGCGGTGCGTTCTCGCTGTGCTATGCATCCTTGCACCCGGAGAAGATCCGCAACCTCATCACGATGGTGACGCCGGTGGATTTCCACACCGACGACAACATGCTGTCGAGCTGGACGCGCGCGATGGACGTGGACCTGTTCGTCGACACCCTGGGCAACGTGCCGGCCGACCTGATGAACTGGTGCTACCTCACGCTCAAGCCGGCGCGGTTGTTCGTGCAGAAGTACGTGGGGCTGGTCGACATCCTGGACGACAAGCAGGCGGTCGAGGATTTCCTGCGCATGGAAAAGTGGATCTTCGATTCGCCGGACCAGGCGGGCGAGGCGTTCCGCCAGTTCGTGAAGCAGTTCTACCAGGCCAACGGGTTCGTCAACGGCGGCGTGACCATCGGCGAGCGCGACGTGCACCTGGGGATGATCGAGATGCCGGTGCTCAACATCTTCGCCGAGCAGGACCACCTCGTGCCGCCGGCGGCGTCGAAGGCGTTGCGCGGGCTGGTCGGCACCGACGACTACACGGAGCTCTCGTTCCGCGGCGGCCACATCGGCATCTACGTGTCGGGCCGCGCGCAGAAGGAAGTGCCGCAGACGATCCACGACTGGCTCGGCAAGCGCTGA
- a CDS encoding ShlB/FhaC/HecB family hemolysin secretion/activation protein produces the protein MSATTLPATFFGLPVEPSRNERQTAQVSIVPADETGWSWIDVKVQRKLPIGGSIGLDNSGANEDAFVPKGDNTSPPGYGRFKTTLGASLRGIGAETWSFGGTRRHYYDGYADFEDSRSVAVSIPAGFWDFELRRGDSRYVKEIESIFTSYGSEGKSNDQSLKVGHTVSRSKRGKTDVSLRIQRKDSENFINGTRIDANSKVYTDLTLGMSRVDQLWGGSLYVDFNWSRGTKWLGANNVVIDPREGHTPALYYKYAGNVSWSRPIKFGDRRFDYALRSGWQYSPRKLLAANQLSIGDEYTVRGFKGASVSGDRGIYLSNTVSMPINRVLTAFVGADIGVVDSNHSDKRHEAISGFALGLRGNWKHASFSITHAEPMQNRRDPPADPRNPPPDNARDVLYATATLRF, from the coding sequence GTGTCTGCCACGACACTGCCGGCCACTTTTTTCGGCCTGCCCGTGGAGCCCTCCCGCAATGAACGCCAGACCGCGCAGGTCAGCATCGTCCCCGCTGACGAAACTGGCTGGTCGTGGATCGATGTCAAGGTGCAACGCAAGTTGCCCATCGGCGGCAGCATCGGGCTGGACAACTCGGGCGCCAACGAAGACGCCTTCGTCCCGAAGGGCGACAACACTTCCCCGCCGGGATACGGGCGCTTCAAGACCACCTTGGGGGCTTCGCTGCGCGGCATCGGCGCGGAAACCTGGTCGTTCGGCGGCACCCGCCGGCACTACTACGACGGTTACGCGGATTTCGAAGACAGCCGGAGCGTTGCGGTGTCGATTCCCGCCGGCTTCTGGGATTTCGAACTGCGTCGCGGCGATTCGCGTTACGTCAAGGAAATCGAGTCGATCTTCACCAGTTATGGCTCGGAAGGAAAATCCAACGACCAGAGCCTGAAGGTCGGCCACACCGTCTCGCGGTCCAAGCGCGGGAAGACCGACGTGAGCCTGCGCATCCAGCGCAAGGACAGCGAGAATTTCATCAACGGCACGCGCATCGACGCCAACAGCAAGGTCTACACCGACCTGACGCTGGGCATGTCGCGCGTCGACCAGCTCTGGGGCGGCTCCCTGTACGTGGACTTCAACTGGAGCCGCGGCACGAAATGGCTGGGCGCCAACAATGTCGTCATCGATCCGAGGGAAGGCCACACGCCCGCGCTGTACTACAAGTACGCCGGCAACGTGAGCTGGAGTCGCCCGATCAAGTTCGGCGACAGGCGCTTTGACTACGCGTTGCGCAGTGGCTGGCAGTATTCGCCGAGGAAGTTGCTGGCCGCCAACCAGCTCAGCATCGGCGACGAGTACACCGTGCGCGGTTTCAAGGGGGCGTCGGTCTCCGGGGACCGCGGCATCTATCTGTCCAACACCGTGTCCATGCCGATCAACCGGGTGTTGACCGCCTTCGTCGGTGCCGACATCGGCGTGGTCGACAGCAACCACTCCGACAAGCGGCACGAAGCGATCTCGGGGTTCGCGCTGGGCCTGCGTGGAAACTGGAAGCACGCCAGCTTCAGCATCACGCACGCAGAACCCATGCAGAACCGGCGCGATCCGCCCGCCGACCCCCGCAACCCGCCGCCGGACAATGCGCGTGACGTGCTGTACGCCACGGCGACCCTGCGCTTCTGA
- a CDS encoding alpha-ketoglutarate-dependent dioxygenase AlkB family protein, which translates to MNSSSATFASDLFSPAERVLIEDEEGGCRYVPAFIDVDRADAWFAALRDEVDWRQQRRPMYDRVVEVPRLTSGYALNGSEALPAVLGEAHARVCAELGVAFTHVGLNYYRDGHDSVAPHNDKLSTLIAGEPIALVSLGSARRMEIRAKAPPRGVVRIDLEPGSLLVMSYAMQSHYDHGIPKTKHAVGPRISLAFRVRPSKVA; encoded by the coding sequence ATGAACTCCTCGTCCGCGACGTTTGCCTCCGACCTGTTCAGCCCCGCCGAGCGCGTCCTCATCGAGGACGAGGAAGGAGGCTGCCGGTATGTGCCCGCATTCATCGACGTCGACCGCGCGGACGCGTGGTTCGCCGCGTTGCGCGATGAAGTCGACTGGCGCCAGCAACGCCGCCCGATGTACGACCGGGTGGTGGAGGTGCCGCGGCTCACATCGGGCTATGCGCTCAATGGGAGCGAGGCGTTGCCTGCCGTACTCGGCGAGGCCCATGCCCGGGTCTGCGCAGAACTCGGAGTCGCGTTCACCCACGTGGGCCTCAACTACTACCGCGACGGCCACGACAGTGTCGCGCCCCACAACGACAAGCTGTCGACGCTGATCGCGGGGGAGCCGATCGCCCTGGTTTCGCTGGGCAGCGCGCGGCGCATGGAGATCCGTGCGAAGGCGCCGCCGCGCGGCGTGGTGCGCATCGACCTGGAGCCTGGGAGTCTGCTCGTGATGAGTTACGCGATGCAGTCGCATTACGACCATGGGATTCCGAAGACGAAGCATGCGGTCGGGCCGCGGATCTCGTTGGCGTTCCGGGTGCGACCGTCGAAGGTGGCGTGA